The DNA sequence GCAGGTGCTCGGTGTCGCCCAGGCGCAAGAGGGACGCGCGCACGAGCGGATCCCTCCTCAAGTCGAAGGGCCGCTGCGCGTCGTCCGTCATGAAGCGCCGGGACTCGGCCTCTCGGTCGGCGTGGCCACTGAGGTCCAGCTCCTGCCAGGTGAAGCGAGCCTCGGGGTGGATCCTCTGCGCGGGCCTTCCGTCGTGCTCCCCGAACGTGGTGCGCAGCGCCTCATGCCGGAGGACGAGTGCCTGGAAGGCACCTCGGAGCGCGCGCGGATCCACGCGCCCGCGCAGGTGCAGCGCATCCGGCATGTTGTACGCGGCGGACTCGGGCTGGCGCTGCTGGAAGCGCCACAGTCGCTCCTGCGAGAAGGACAGCGCGATGGGACCTCCACGCGGGGTTCGCCTGAGGGGCGGGATGGGGCGCGTGGACTCGGGGAGCGTCGCGTCGCCGAGGTGTTGCGCCATCTCGGCCACGGTGGGGCCCAGGAACAAGGTCCGCAATGACAGCTCAACGCCGAACTCCGCGCGGATGCGGGAGACGAGCTGGGTGGCGAGGAGGGAGTGGCCGCCGAGGTGGAAGAAGTTGTCGAGAGGGCCGACGGAGGGGACTTCGAGGAGAGAGGCCCAGAGGCGACAGAGGGCGTCTTCGACAGGGGAGCGCGGGGCGAGGGGAGAGGAGAGGGGAGAGGTGTCGGGGTTGGGGAGTGCGCGCTTGTCGAGCTTGCCGTTGGGGGTGAGGGGGAGAGAGGAGAGGAGGGTGAAGGAGGAGGGCACCATGTGCTCGGGGAGGCGCTCGAGGAGGAAGGAGCGCAAGTCCGAGTGGGAGGGGGAGGAGTCGCGAGGGACGAGGTAGGCGACGAGCTTCCTGTCGCCGGCGAAGTCGCGAGCAATGACAGCGCACTCCTTGACGGCAGGGTGGAGGCGGAGGCGCTCCTCGATTTCGCCGAGCTCGACGCGGAAGCCGCGAATCTTCACCTGGTGGTCAATGCGGCCGAGGTACTCGACGAGGCCGTTGGGGAGGAAGCGAGCGAGGTCTCCGGTTTTGTAGAGGCGCTGGCCCGGGAGGGAAGAGAAGGGGTTGGGGCGCCAGGTGAGGGCGGTGAGCTCCGGGCGGTTGAAGTAGCCACGGCCGAGGCGCTCACCGGAGACGAAGAGCTCGCCGGGGACGCCAATGGGGCACGGGTTGAAGTGGGAGTCGAGGATGAAGACAGGCCCGTGAGTGAGGGGCGGGCCAATGGGGACGGGGAGTCCGAGGGGAGGAGGAGAGGGGATGAGGTGAGCGGTGGAGAAGACAGTGCACTCGGTGGGGCCGTAGCCGTTGAGGAGGCGACGGGGAGGGCCGTGACGGAAGACTTCGCGAAGAGCGAGGGGGTCCGCGGCCTCGCCACCGAAGACGAGGGTGTGGAGAGAGGAGAAGGCGCCGGGTGCTTCGCGAGACAGGAGGGTGAGGACGGCGGTGGTGACAAACATGACGGAGATGCGTGCGTCATGGACTTGAGAGGCGAAGGCGAGAGGCTCCCTGGCGGGGTTGGCGGAGATGCCGACGAGGTGAGCGCCGTGGAGGAGGGCGCCCCAGATTTCGAAGGAGGAAGGGTCGAAGGAGATGTTGGAGGCCTGGGCGACCCTGTCGGAGGAGGAGAAGGGGAAGGCGAGGACGTTGAAGAAGAGGGCGCAGAGTCCCCTGTGGAAGATGGAGCTGCCCTTGGGGTTGCCGGTGGAGCCGGAGGTGTAGATGACGTAGGCGAGGTTGTCGGGAGAGGCGGAAGGGGGAGGGGGAGAGGAGGGGAGTGAGGAGAAGAGAGAGGGATTGAAGAGGAGGGAGGAGCCGGAGAAGGGAGGGAGGGAGGGGAGCAAGTCCTCGTGGGCGAGGAGGACGGAGACGCGAGCGTCCTCGAGCATGAAGGCGAGGCGCTGGCGGGGGTAGGAAGGGTCGAGAGGGAGGTAGGCGCCACCGGCCTTGAGGATGGCGAGGATGGAGATGAGGAGGTCTGTGGAGCGGTGGAGGCAGAGGCCGACGAGGACTTCAGGGCCGACGCCGAGGGAGCGCAGGTGGTGAGCGAGCTGGTTGGAGCGCTCGTCGAGCTGACGGTAGGAGAGGGAGGAGTCGGCGTAGGAGACGGCGGGGGAGTCGGGGGTGCGGGAGGCCTGGAGGGAGAAGAGGTGGTGGACGCAGGCGTCGCGAGGGAAGTCGGCGGGAGGGGGAGAGAAGTCGACGAGGAGGCGGTGGCGCTCTTCGGGGGTGAGGAGCGGGAGTGAGGAGAGGGCGAGGCGGGGCTGGGCGACGGCGGCGGAGAGGAGGACGCGCAGGTGGCCGGCCATGCGGTGGATGCGCTCGGCGTCGAAGAGGTCGGTGTCGAACTCGAAGGTGCCGGAGAGCCCCGAGTCCGAGCGCGCCATGAACAGGATGAGGTCGCAGGCCACGGTGCCTCGCGGACGCGGTGCTCCCTCGACGGGATCCGCGGACTCCTCCATCGCGAACATCACCTGGAACAGCGGTGCGTGACTGAGATTGCGCTCGGGTTGGAGGACCGCGACGAGCGTCTCGAAGGGCAGCGTCTGGTGCGCCGTCGCACCGTGGATGCTGTCCTGCACCCGGTGTGCGAAGTCGATGAAGCGTGGGTTGCCCTCGGCCTCCATGCGCAGGGCGAGCGTGTTGGTGGCGGGGCCCACCAGGTGCTCGAACTCGGGCCGTGAGCGGTGGCTCACCGGCGCGCCGATGGCGAAGTCCTCCTTGCCGGTGTAGCGATGCAGGAGCGTGGCGAAGCCCGCGAGGAGCAGCGAGGACAGGGAGAGGCCTGACTCGGCCGCGCTCCTGTCGAGTGCCTCGGTGAGTTCAGCGGACAGCGTGAAGTTCAGCGTGCTCCGGCTCAATCCCTGGATGCTGGCGCGTGGGCGATCCGCCGGCAGATCCAACACCGGCATGCTCCCGGCCAATCGCTGACGCCAATAGGTGACTTGCGCGTCGCGCGCTTCTCCATGCACCTGTTCCTGCTCCCAGCGCACGAACGCGCCATAGGTTGGAGCGGGGGGCCTGGGCGCGACGCGACCATCCGCGAAGGCCCCTTGGAGCACGCGCAGCTCGCGAAGGAGCAGGCGAGCCGTTCCGTCATCGGCCACCATCTGGTGCAGCGTGAGGAGGAGTCGGTGGGTCTGCTCGCCCAGCCGCAGCAGTGTGCCTCGCACGAGCGGGCCCGTCGCGAGGTCGAAGGGGCGCTGGGCCTCGGCGACGGTGAGTCGTTCCGCCTCGGCGTGGCTGTCCGCGAGGTGGCGCAAGTCGATGACGCCGAGCGCGAAGGGATGCGCGGGCCCGATGCGCCGAACCGGCTCGCCGTCGAGGGCCACGAAGGTCGTGCGCAGGGCATCATGGCGCTCCACCAAGACATCCAGCGCGCGCTCCAGCGCCGTGACGTTCATTGGGCCCGACACGTCCCAGACACAGGGCAGGTGATGGACGGCGGGGTTGGGATCGAGCTGGGTCTGCAACCACAGACGCCGCTGCGCGAGGGACGCGGGCCGGAGTTCGGCTGCGTCTGGCGTCGATGGGACACGGCCTGCCTCAGCGTCGCCGCGGAGGGGAGTGGGCGTCATCGTCGGACCTGCCTCTCGTCCTGGAGTGATGGACGAGCATAGACGCGCCAAGTTGGAATTGCCTGTAACTACAGGCTATTGCATGGCGTCAGAATCCAATGACAGCCAAAGCTTTCGACGGTACGGCTCAGGGCGTCTCGGTGCGCAGCACTTCGGCCTCGACGATGCGGTCGAGGCGGAAGGGCCGTTGCTCCTGGGTCTCCAGGTCCACAGCGTTCACGCGCGTCTCGTGACGGTCCATGATGAAGGACTTGATGCGAATCCTTCGCGTGGTCTGGAGGAAGTTGCCATCCACATACGTGATGCGCAGGGGTTGCTGCTCGAACCAGGCGCGCTCGATGGCCTCGCGGACGGACTTCTTGCTGGGCAGAGAGGGGACGCCCAGGAAGGACAAGTCCTTGAGCCGCTCGAGCAGCTCGCGCTGGGCGGAGGTGGACAGCGCGGAGCGGACCTTGTCGAGCGCGGACTCGACGGTCTCCTCGAACGGGAGCAGCCGCATGTCCACCGCGAACCGGCCCAGCGCGACGAGGAGCGCCGCCTCGCGCGCGGTGAAGTTCACGGGGGGCAGGCTGTAGCTTCGGTCCAGCGCGTAGCCACCGCCGCGGCCTCGCTCGGCGGACAGCGGCATGGCCGCGGCGCGCAGCGCATCCAGGTCCCGGTAGATGGTACGCAGGGTGACGCCGAACCGCTCCGCCAGCGCCTCCGCGGTGACCCCGGTGCGACGGCCTCTGAGGTACTCGGCGATGGCGAAGAGCCGCTCGGTGCGCTGCATGACGTGGAAAGTTGACATACTCCTGTCACGCACCGGGCTCAAGGTGCGAGGCATGGGGCTTCCTTTCACTTCCTTCGACGAGTCACGGGCGTTCGCGTGCGCGTTCCGGTAGTCAATGGCGCAGCGACCGGCATGCGCGCGCCATCCACACGAGAAGACGAGTGGCTCTGGGGGTGGGACCCCACGCCGGGCATCGTGTCCGTCTGGGCGGAGCCGGACGGGCGCGCGTTCGTGTGGCGGCGCCTGCCCGGCGCGGGCGGGTTGGTGCGCGAGGATGTGCGCTTCCGTCCCTGGATGGTGCTGGCCTCGCTGGAGGACGTGGCGCACCTGGGCGCGCGGCTGCGCCCCGAGTCCGAGGGCTCGGCGCCGAACCGCGTGACGTACCAGGAGCTGCAGGGGCCGGGCGCGCTCCGCTACCTGGTCCGCGCCGAGGATGGGCGGGCGCTGACCGCGGCGGTGTTGCAGGGCGCCACGCGACGGCTGGGCCGGCCGTTCGGCACGCTGCGCGAGCTGGGGGCGGACGTGGCGCTCTCGCTGCCGCCCGAGGAGCAGTACCTCTGCGCGTCGGGGCGGACCTACTTCCGCGACCTGCGCTTCGACGACCTGCGCCGCATGCAGTTCGACCTGGAGACCACGGGGTTGGATCCGGTGACGGACCGCATCTTCCTCGTGGCCCTGCGCACGCCCGAGGGCGAGGCGGAGGTGCTGGAGGCGCACGGCGATGACGCGGGCGCCGAGGCCGGACTGCTCCACCGGCTGATGGCCCGGGTGCGCGAGTGCGACCCGGACGTCATCGAGAACCACAACCTGCACGGCTTCGACCTGCCGTTCATCGCGCATCGCGCGCGCGTGCTGGGCGTGCCTGTCTCGCTGGGCCGCGCGGGGACTCCGGGGCTGCGACAGCGGCCCGCGGCCCGCGGCGCGGCGCTGGCGCGAGGGCAGGACGGACGCCAGGCCGAGTGGATGCGACGCACGCGCTTCACGGTGCCGGGGCGCGAACTCATCGACTCGCTGGATGCCGTGCGGCGGCACGACTTCTCCTCCAGGGACTTGCCGGGGCATGGGCTCAAGGCCGTCGCGAAGCACCTGGGGCTGGCGGGCCCGGAGCGAGAGCTCATCCCCGGCGCGCGGGTGTACGAGGTCTTCCGCACGGACCCCGAGCGGGTGCGGCGGTATGCGCGCGATGACGTGACGGAGGCCGCGGGCGTCGCGAGACTGCTCGGCGGTGCCGCGTTCGCGCTCGCGCGGATGGCCCCGCGTCGCTACGAGCGGCTCGCGGATGCGGGGCCCGCGACGGGCGTGTTGGATCCGCTGCTCGTCCGGGCCTACCTGCGCGCGGGTGCGGCGCTGCCCGCGCACGAGGCGGGAGATGGCACGCCCCACAGCGGCGCGGCCTTGCACCTGTTCGCCGCGGGCGTGGCGCGCCACATCGTGAAGGCAGACGTGGCCAGCCTCTATCCCTCGCTGATGCGCCAGTATCGGATTGGCCCTCGGAGGGACCGACTGGGCGCGCTGCTCTCCATGGTGGACCGGCTGGTGGACCAGCGGCTCGCGGCGAAGAAGCGGGCCAAGGCCGCCGCGCCGGGGTCTCCCGAGCGCTACACGGACGAGGCCCTCTCGGCGGCGATGAAGATTGTCGTCAACTCGGCCTACGGCTACCTGGGCGCGGTGGGGCTCACGCGCTTCGCGGACGTGCACGCGGCCAATGAAGTCACGCGCCGAGGTCGCGAGGTGCTGGACCTCTTGTGTCGCGAGCTGGCCGCGCGAGGCGTGACGCTGCTGGAGGCCGACACGGACGGCGTGTACTTCGCGGTGCCGGAGGCGTGGAGCGAGGTGGACGAGCGCCGCGTGGTCTCCGAGGTCGCCGCGCTCCTTCCGCCTCGCGTCCAACTGGAGTTCGACGGGCGCTATGCCGCGATGCTCTCCCACGAACCGAAGAACTACGCGCTGCAGCCCTACGCGGGGCAGCTGGTGCTGCGCGGCGTGGCGTTCCGCTCCAGCCGCGCCGAGCCCTTCGGTGAGGAGTTCCTGCGGCGCGCGCTGACGCACCTGTTGGCGGGTGACGTGCGGGGCGTGCAGGACGTCTATGCCGCGACGGTGACCGCGCTGCGCCGGCGCACCGTCCCCACCTTCGAGGTGTCCGCGCGCGTGCGTCTGACGAAGACGCCGAGAGAGTACGAGGCCCTGCGCTCACGGAGGCGAGAGCTTCCCTACGAGGCCCTGCTGACGAGCGGGCGGACGCACTGGTCGGTGGGCGAGCGCATCCGCGTGTACCGCGCGGTGGGCGGGCGCGCGGGTCTGGTGTCGGACCCCGAGGCGGATGATCCCGGAGGGACGCCCGGGCCCGACTCGCCGGGCGTCGCGGCGGATCCGCGAGACTACGATGTGGAGTACTACGTGAGGCTCTTGCGCGAGACGTTCGCGGCCCGACTGGTGCGAGCGTTGACGCCCGAGGACTTCGCCACGGCGTTCGCGGACCCCGGCCAGCCCTCGCTCTTCGCGGCCTCGTTGGCGCACGCGAAGCCCATTCTCACCCAGGTGCGGGAGGTGGATGTCCCCTCCACCTCCCGCGACGCGGTGGCCGAGCCCGAGGGCGCGGAGCCCTAGAGCGTGTTGATGAACGCGAGCAGATCCTCGCGCTCGTCCTCGAAGAGGTAGTTGGCGAAGAGGTCGCGCGC is a window from the Myxococcaceae bacterium JPH2 genome containing:
- a CDS encoding amino acid adenylation domain-containing protein is translated as MTPTPLRGDAEAGRVPSTPDAAELRPASLAQRRLWLQTQLDPNPAVHHLPCVWDVSGPMNVTALERALDVLVERHDALRTTFVALDGEPVRRIGPAHPFALGVIDLRHLADSHAEAERLTVAEAQRPFDLATGPLVRGTLLRLGEQTHRLLLTLHQMVADDGTARLLLRELRVLQGAFADGRVAPRPPAPTYGAFVRWEQEQVHGEARDAQVTYWRQRLAGSMPVLDLPADRPRASIQGLSRSTLNFTLSAELTEALDRSAAESGLSLSSLLLAGFATLLHRYTGKEDFAIGAPVSHRSRPEFEHLVGPATNTLALRMEAEGNPRFIDFAHRVQDSIHGATAHQTLPFETLVAVLQPERNLSHAPLFQVMFAMEESADPVEGAPRPRGTVACDLILFMARSDSGLSGTFEFDTDLFDAERIHRMAGHLRVLLSAAVAQPRLALSSLPLLTPEERHRLLVDFSPPPADFPRDACVHHLFSLQASRTPDSPAVSYADSSLSYRQLDERSNQLAHHLRSLGVGPEVLVGLCLHRSTDLLISILAILKAGGAYLPLDPSYPRQRLAFMLEDARVSVLLAHEDLLPSLPPFSGSSLLFNPSLFSSLPSSPPPPSASPDNLAYVIYTSGSTGNPKGSSIFHRGLCALFFNVLAFPFSSSDRVAQASNISFDPSSFEIWGALLHGAHLVGISANPAREPLAFASQVHDARISVMFVTTAVLTLLSREAPGAFSSLHTLVFGGEAADPLALREVFRHGPPRRLLNGYGPTECTVFSTAHLIPSPPPLGLPVPIGPPLTHGPVFILDSHFNPCPIGVPGELFVSGERLGRGYFNRPELTALTWRPNPFSSLPGQRLYKTGDLARFLPNGLVEYLGRIDHQVKIRGFRVELGEIEERLRLHPAVKECAVIARDFAGDRKLVAYLVPRDSSPSHSDLRSFLLERLPEHMVPSSFTLLSSLPLTPNGKLDKRALPNPDTSPLSSPLAPRSPVEDALCRLWASLLEVPSVGPLDNFFHLGGHSLLATQLVSRIRAEFGVELSLRTLFLGPTVAEMAQHLGDATLPESTRPIPPLRRTPRGGPIALSFSQERLWRFQQRQPESAAYNMPDALHLRGRVDPRALRGAFQALVLRHEALRTTFGEHDGRPAQRIHPEARFTWQELDLSGHADREAESRRFMTDDAQRPFDLRRDPLVRASLLRLGDTEHLLVLNVHHIVSDGWSVGVLFRELGALYTALAEGREPSLPALDIQYPDYAAWQRNWLTDEELSHRLDYWKQALAGAPFVLELPTDRPRPAERTFAGTFREVYLGRERSDALNALCQREQVTPFMALLALFGAVLARTAGQPEVVIGSPIANRLHPELEPLIGLFVNGLALRVSLAGTPTFRELLQRVREETLGGYAHQEVPFEKVVEALGVVPPANRSPVFQAMFVLQNAPGAPLELPGLTLTPVVASRASAAYEVTLALQEVSEGFGGVLEFNTDLFDPSTGERMRTDLLRLLDAVVENPDLPMGWSPAT
- a CDS encoding ribonuclease H-like domain-containing protein yields the protein MRAPSTREDEWLWGWDPTPGIVSVWAEPDGRAFVWRRLPGAGGLVREDVRFRPWMVLASLEDVAHLGARLRPESEGSAPNRVTYQELQGPGALRYLVRAEDGRALTAAVLQGATRRLGRPFGTLRELGADVALSLPPEEQYLCASGRTYFRDLRFDDLRRMQFDLETTGLDPVTDRIFLVALRTPEGEAEVLEAHGDDAGAEAGLLHRLMARVRECDPDVIENHNLHGFDLPFIAHRARVLGVPVSLGRAGTPGLRQRPAARGAALARGQDGRQAEWMRRTRFTVPGRELIDSLDAVRRHDFSSRDLPGHGLKAVAKHLGLAGPERELIPGARVYEVFRTDPERVRRYARDDVTEAAGVARLLGGAAFALARMAPRRYERLADAGPATGVLDPLLVRAYLRAGAALPAHEAGDGTPHSGAALHLFAAGVARHIVKADVASLYPSLMRQYRIGPRRDRLGALLSMVDRLVDQRLAAKKRAKAAAPGSPERYTDEALSAAMKIVVNSAYGYLGAVGLTRFADVHAANEVTRRGREVLDLLCRELAARGVTLLEADTDGVYFAVPEAWSEVDERRVVSEVAALLPPRVQLEFDGRYAAMLSHEPKNYALQPYAGQLVLRGVAFRSSRAEPFGEEFLRRALTHLLAGDVRGVQDVYAATVTALRRRTVPTFEVSARVRLTKTPREYEALRSRRRELPYEALLTSGRTHWSVGERIRVYRAVGGRAGLVSDPEADDPGGTPGPDSPGVAADPRDYDVEYYVRLLRETFAARLVRALTPEDFATAFADPGQPSLFAASLAHAKPILTQVREVDVPSTSRDAVAEPEGAEP
- a CDS encoding HTH domain-containing protein encodes the protein MQRTERLFAIAEYLRGRRTGVTAEALAERFGVTLRTIYRDLDALRAAAMPLSAERGRGGGYALDRSYSLPPVNFTAREAALLVALGRFAVDMRLLPFEETVESALDKVRSALSTSAQRELLERLKDLSFLGVPSLPSKKSVREAIERAWFEQQPLRITYVDGNFLQTTRRIRIKSFIMDRHETRVNAVDLETQEQRPFRLDRIVEAEVLRTETP